A region from the Pseudomonas promysalinigenes genome encodes:
- the atpD gene encoding F0F1 ATP synthase subunit beta yields the protein MSSGRIVQIIGAVIDVEFPRDAVPSVYNALKVQGAETTLEVQQQLGDGVVRTIAMGSTEGLKRGLDVVDSGAAISVPVGKATLGRIMDVLGNPIDEAGPIGEEERRGIHQPAPSFADQAGGNDLLETGIKVIDLVCPFAKGGKVGLFGGAGVGKTVNMMELIRNIAMEHSGYSVFAGVGERTREGNDFYHEMKDSNVLDKVALVYGQMNEPPGNRLRVALTGLTMAEKFRDEGNDVLLFVDNIYRYTLAGTEVSALLGRMPSAVGYQPTLAEEMGVLQERITSTKEGSITSVQAVYVPADDLTDPSPATTFAHLDATVVLSRDIASLGIYPAVDPLDSTSRQLDPNVIGTEHYETARGVQYVLQRYKELKDIIAILGMDELSEADKQLVARARKIQRFLSQPFFVAEVFTGSPGKYVSLKDTIAGFSGILKGDYDHLPEQAFYMVGSIDEAIEKAKKL from the coding sequence ATGAGTAGCGGACGTATCGTTCAAATCATCGGCGCCGTCATCGACGTGGAATTCCCACGTGACGCGGTACCGAGTGTTTACAACGCGCTGAAAGTACAAGGCGCGGAAACCACCCTGGAAGTTCAGCAGCAGCTGGGCGACGGTGTGGTTCGTACCATTGCGATGGGCTCGACCGAAGGCCTCAAGCGCGGTCTGGATGTCGTCGACTCCGGCGCTGCCATTTCCGTTCCTGTTGGTAAGGCCACCCTGGGCCGCATCATGGACGTACTGGGCAACCCAATCGACGAAGCCGGCCCAATCGGCGAAGAAGAGCGTCGCGGTATCCACCAGCCAGCGCCTTCGTTCGCTGACCAGGCAGGCGGCAACGACCTGCTGGAAACCGGCATCAAGGTTATCGACCTGGTTTGCCCGTTCGCCAAGGGTGGTAAGGTTGGTCTGTTCGGTGGTGCCGGTGTCGGCAAGACCGTAAACATGATGGAACTGATCCGTAACATCGCCATGGAACACAGCGGTTACTCCGTGTTCGCTGGTGTGGGTGAGCGTACTCGTGAGGGTAACGACTTCTACCACGAGATGAAGGACTCCAATGTTCTCGACAAGGTAGCGCTGGTCTACGGTCAGATGAACGAGCCACCAGGAAACCGTCTGCGCGTAGCGCTGACCGGCCTGACCATGGCTGAGAAGTTCCGTGACGAAGGTAACGACGTTCTGCTGTTCGTCGACAACATCTATCGTTACACCCTGGCCGGTACCGAAGTATCCGCACTGCTGGGCCGTATGCCTTCGGCAGTAGGTTACCAGCCGACCCTGGCTGAAGAGATGGGCGTTCTGCAAGAGCGCATCACCTCCACCAAGGAAGGTTCGATCACCTCCGTTCAGGCCGTATACGTACCTGCGGACGACTTGACCGACCCGTCGCCTGCGACCACCTTCGCCCACTTGGACGCCACCGTCGTTCTGTCCCGTGACATCGCCTCCCTGGGTATCTACCCAGCTGTCGACCCACTGGACTCGACTTCGCGCCAGCTGGACCCGAACGTGATCGGCACCGAGCACTACGAGACCGCTCGTGGCGTTCAGTATGTTCTGCAGCGCTACAAAGAGCTGAAAGACATCATCGCCATTCTGGGTATGGACGAACTGTCCGAAGCCGACAAGCAACTGGTAGCCCGCGCTCGTAAGATCCAGCGCTTCCTGTCGCAGCCGTTCTTCGTGGCCGAGGTCTTCACCGGCTCGCCAGGCAAGTACGTTTCCCTGAAAGACACCATCGCTGGCTTCAGCGGCATCCTCAAAGGTGACTACGACCACCTGCCAGAACAAGCGTTCTACATGGTCGGCAGCATCGACGAAGCGATCGAGAAAGCCAAGAAACTGTAA
- the atpG gene encoding F0F1 ATP synthase subunit gamma — protein MAGAKEIRSKIASIKSTQKITSAMEKVAVSKMRKAQMRMAASRPYAERIRQVIGHLANANPEYRHPFMIERPVKRAGYIVVSSDRGLCGGLNTNLFKALVKDMSVNREQGVEIDLCVIGSKGATFFRIFGGNVVAAISHLGEEPSINDLIGSVKVMLDAYLDGRIDRLSVVSNKFINTMTQKPTVEQLVPLVATPDQDLKHHWDYLYEPDAKELLDGLMVRYVESQVYQAVVENNAAEQAARMIAMKNATDNAGDLIKELQLIYNKARQAAITQEISEIVGGAAAV, from the coding sequence ATGGCAGGCGCAAAAGAGATTCGCAGTAAGATTGCGAGCATCAAAAGCACGCAAAAAATTACCAGCGCCATGGAGAAAGTGGCGGTCAGCAAAATGCGCAAGGCACAAATGCGCATGGCTGCTAGCCGTCCTTACGCGGAGCGTATCCGCCAGGTGATCGGTCATCTGGCCAACGCCAACCCGGAATACCGCCACCCGTTCATGATCGAGCGCCCTGTGAAGCGCGCCGGTTATATCGTGGTGAGCAGTGACCGTGGTCTGTGCGGTGGCTTGAACACCAACCTGTTCAAGGCCCTGGTCAAGGACATGAGCGTAAACCGCGAACAGGGCGTGGAAATCGACCTGTGCGTGATCGGCAGCAAGGGTGCGACTTTCTTCCGCATCTTTGGCGGCAACGTCGTAGCCGCGATCAGCCACCTGGGCGAAGAGCCATCGATCAACGACTTGATCGGCTCCGTCAAAGTGATGCTGGACGCCTACCTGGACGGCCGTATCGATCGCCTCTCGGTGGTTTCGAACAAGTTCATCAACACCATGACCCAAAAACCGACGGTCGAGCAATTGGTACCGTTGGTGGCAACCCCGGATCAGGATCTCAAGCATCACTGGGATTACCTGTACGAACCCGACGCAAAAGAGCTGCTGGACGGCTTGATGGTGCGTTACGTGGAGTCGCAGGTGTACCAGGCGGTGGTCGAGAACAACGCTGCTGAACAAGCGGCCCGGATGATCGCCATGAAGAACGCCACAGACAACGCCGGTGATTTGATCAAAGAGCTTCAGTTGATCTACAACAAGGCGCGTCAGGCTGCGATCACCCAGGAGATCTCGGAAATCGTCGGCGGCGCTGCCGCGGTTTAA
- the atpA gene encoding F0F1 ATP synthase subunit alpha: MQQLNPSEISEIIKGRIDNLDVSSQARNEGTVVSVSDGIVRIHGLADVMYGEMIEFPGSVFGMALNLEQDSVGAVILGGYDTLAEGMSAKCTGRILEVPVGKELLGRVVDALGNPIDGKGPLGNTQTDAVEKVAPGVIWRKSVDQPVQTGYKSVDAMIPVGRGQRELIIGDRQIGKTAMAIDAIINQKDSGIFCVYVAVGQKRSTVANIVRKLEETGALANTIVVVASASESAALQFLAPYAGCTMGEFFRDRGEDALIVYDDLSKQAVAYRQISLLLRRPPGREAYPGDVFYLHSRLLERASRVSEEYVEKFTNGAVTGKTGSLTALPIIETQAGDVSAFVPTNVISITDGQIFLESAMFNSGIRPAVNAGVSVSRVGGAAQTKIIKKLSGGIRTALAQYRELAAFAQFASDLDEATRKQLEHGQRVTELMKQKQYAPMSIADMALSLYAAERGFLTDVEVSKIGSFEQALIAYFNRDHAELMAKINVKGDFNDEIDAGLKAGIEKFKATQTW, encoded by the coding sequence ATGCAGCAACTCAATCCTTCCGAAATTAGTGAAATCATCAAGGGCCGCATCGACAACCTCGATGTGAGCTCCCAAGCCCGTAACGAAGGTACCGTCGTTTCGGTTTCCGACGGTATCGTGCGCATCCACGGTCTGGCCGACGTCATGTACGGCGAAATGATCGAGTTCCCTGGCAGCGTATTCGGCATGGCCCTGAACCTGGAGCAAGACTCCGTAGGTGCAGTGATCCTGGGTGGCTATGACACCCTGGCCGAAGGCATGAGCGCCAAGTGCACCGGTCGTATCCTGGAAGTTCCGGTTGGTAAGGAACTGCTGGGTCGCGTCGTTGACGCCCTGGGCAACCCGATCGACGGCAAAGGTCCTCTGGGCAACACCCAGACCGACGCAGTCGAGAAAGTGGCTCCAGGCGTGATCTGGCGTAAGTCGGTAGACCAGCCTGTACAGACTGGCTACAAGTCCGTCGACGCCATGATCCCTGTCGGCCGTGGCCAGCGTGAGCTGATCATCGGTGACCGTCAGATCGGCAAGACCGCCATGGCCATCGACGCCATCATCAACCAGAAAGACTCCGGTATTTTCTGCGTTTATGTTGCTGTCGGCCAGAAGCGTTCCACCGTTGCCAACATCGTTCGCAAGCTGGAAGAAACCGGCGCCCTGGCCAACACCATCGTGGTCGTTGCCAGTGCTTCGGAATCCGCCGCGCTGCAGTTCCTGGCGCCATACGCCGGCTGCACCATGGGCGAGTTCTTCCGTGACCGCGGTGAAGATGCCCTGATCGTTTACGATGACCTGTCCAAGCAGGCCGTTGCGTACCGTCAGATCTCCCTGCTGCTGCGCCGTCCACCAGGACGTGAAGCGTACCCAGGTGACGTGTTCTATCTCCACTCCCGTCTGCTGGAGCGTGCGTCGCGCGTTTCCGAAGAGTACGTCGAGAAGTTCACCAACGGCGCAGTGACTGGCAAAACCGGTTCCCTGACTGCCCTGCCGATCATCGAAACCCAGGCTGGCGACGTTTCCGCGTTCGTTCCGACCAACGTGATTTCCATCACCGACGGTCAGATCTTCCTGGAATCGGCCATGTTCAACTCGGGCATCCGCCCTGCAGTGAACGCCGGTGTTTCGGTATCCCGCGTAGGTGGTGCCGCTCAGACCAAGATCATCAAGAAGCTGTCCGGTGGTATTCGTACCGCACTGGCTCAGTACCGTGAACTGGCTGCATTCGCCCAGTTCGCTTCCGATCTGGACGAAGCGACCCGCAAGCAGCTGGAGCATGGTCAGCGCGTAACCGAGCTGATGAAGCAGAAGCAGTACGCGCCAATGTCCATCGCGGACATGGCTCTGTCGCTGTACGCCGCTGAGCGTGGTTTCCTGACTGACGTGGAAGTCTCCAAGATCGGCAGCTTCGAGCAAGCACTGATCGCCTACTTCAACCGTGATCACGCCGAACTGATGGCGAAGATCAACGTGAAGGGTGACTTCAACGACGAAATCGACGCAGGCCTGAAAGCCGGTATCGAGAAGTTCAAGGCCACCCAGACCTGGTAA
- a CDS encoding F0F1 ATP synthase subunit delta, which yields MAELTTLARPYAKAAFEHAQAHQQLANWSAMLGLAAAVSQDETMQRLLKAPRLTSAEKAATFIDVCGDKFNAQAQNFIHVAAENDRLLLLPEIAALFDLYKAEQEKSVDVEVTSAFALDQEQQDKLAKVLSARLGQEVRLHASEDASLIGGVVIRAGDLVIDGSVRGKIAKLAEALKS from the coding sequence ATGGCAGAACTGACCACGTTGGCCCGACCTTACGCTAAGGCTGCCTTTGAGCATGCCCAGGCCCATCAGCAACTGGCCAATTGGTCAGCCATGCTCGGCCTGGCTGCTGCGGTTTCGCAAGACGAGACCATGCAGCGCCTGCTCAAGGCCCCGCGACTGACGAGCGCAGAAAAGGCCGCCACGTTCATTGACGTGTGCGGTGACAAGTTCAATGCACAGGCACAGAATTTCATTCATGTTGCCGCGGAAAACGACCGTCTCCTGCTTCTGCCGGAGATTGCCGCTCTGTTCGACCTGTACAAGGCCGAGCAAGAGAAATCCGTGGACGTGGAAGTCACCAGTGCCTTCGCGTTGGACCAAGAACAGCAAGACAAACTCGCCAAGGTTCTCAGTGCACGGTTAGGCCAGGAAGTGCGCCTGCACGCGTCGGAGGATGCCAGCCTTATTGGCGGCGTCGTCATCCGCGCAGGTGACCTGGTAATCGATGGCTCTGTTCGCGGCAAAATCGCGAAACTGGCCGAAGCATTGAAATCTTGA
- a CDS encoding F0F1 ATP synthase subunit B, which translates to MNINATLIGQSVAFLIFVLFCMKYVWPPVITALQERQKKIADGLDAANRAARDLELAQEKAGQQLREAKAQAAEIIEQSKKRAAQLVEEAREQARVEADRVKAQALAEIEQELNSAKDALRAQVGALAVGGAEKILGATIDQNAHAELVNKLAAEI; encoded by the coding sequence GTGAACATTAATGCAACCCTGATTGGCCAATCCGTTGCTTTTCTGATTTTTGTACTCTTCTGCATGAAGTATGTATGGCCTCCGGTCATCACTGCCCTGCAAGAGCGCCAAAAGAAGATTGCCGACGGTTTGGACGCTGCCAACCGCGCAGCTCGCGACCTGGAGCTGGCCCAAGAGAAAGCGGGTCAGCAACTGCGTGAAGCTAAAGCCCAGGCAGCCGAAATCATTGAGCAAAGCAAGAAACGCGCTGCTCAGCTTGTCGAGGAAGCCCGTGAACAGGCCCGCGTCGAAGCTGACCGTGTGAAGGCTCAGGCTCTGGCCGAGATCGAACAGGAACTCAACAGCGCTAAAGACGCCCTGCGTGCCCAAGTGGGTGCCCTGGCCGTTGGCGGTGCCGAAAAGATCCTTGGCGCCACAATCGATCAAAACGCGCATGCGGAGCTGGTTAACAAACTGGCCGCTGAAATTTAA
- the atpE gene encoding F0F1 ATP synthase subunit C — translation METVVGLTAIAVALLIGLGALGTAIGFGLLGGKFLEGAARQPEMVPMLQVKMFIVAGLLDAVTMIGVGIALFFTFANPFVGQIAG, via the coding sequence ATGGAAACTGTAGTTGGTCTGACCGCTATCGCTGTTGCTCTGCTGATCGGCCTGGGTGCTCTGGGTACCGCCATTGGTTTCGGCCTGCTGGGCGGCAAATTCCTGGAAGGCGCTGCTCGTCAGCCTGAGATGGTTCCGATGCTGCAGGTCAAAATGTTCATCGTTGCCGGTCTGCTCGACGCCGTAACCATGATCGGTGTTGGTATCGCTCTGTTCTTCACCTTCGCGAATCCGTTCGTTGGTCAGATCGCCGGCTAA